In Synergistaceae bacterium, the DNA window GTTCCTTTTCAACTCCGACGAGGAGCCCGGCAGTCTGAAATCGCGGCCCATCATCGAGGAGGAGGCCGCAAAAAGCAAATACGCTCTCGTTCTGGAGCCCGCAGGCCCCGGAGGATCCATCAAGACCATGCGCAAGGGCGTGGGTCGCTTCACCCTGGACATCGGCGGAAAGGCCGTGCATTCGGGGGCGGATTTTACCAGCGGCGTCAGCGCCGTCAACGAGCTGGCCCGGCAGATACTCTTTCTCAGCGGCCTGACCGATCTGGAAAAGGGCACCACGGTCAACGTGGGCAGAGTCGAGGGAGGAACCGTTTCCAACGTGGTGGCGGAATGGGCCCATGCCGAAATCGACCTGCGCATCGCCACAGAGGAGGAGGGCGACAGGGTGATTCCACAAATTCTCGGCCTGAAACCCTGCGACCCCAAAGCCCGCGTCGAAATCACGGGAGGGCTGAACCGGCCGCCCTACCGACGCACGAAGGACGTAGAAGCTCTGTATCTCATGGCGAAGGACCTGGCCGCGAAGTACCTCGACTTCGATCTTCCTGAGATCAGCACGGGAGGCGCCAGCGACGGCAA includes these proteins:
- a CDS encoding M20 family metallopeptidase, producing the protein MEQIMDRIYDALKRQRKEMLEVLKVLVEHESPSHNKALGDVLAGKLAEFFEELTGGRTKRIPVEGYGDFIRGEFGDGEEQIFVVGHYDTVFPEGTLRERPFRVEGNKGYGPGIFDMKGGLTAGLFALKTLKDLHIPLGKKVVFLFNSDEEPGSLKSRPIIEEEAAKSKYALVLEPAGPGGSIKTMRKGVGRFTLDIGGKAVHSGADFTSGVSAVNELARQILFLSGLTDLEKGTTVNVGRVEGGTVSNVVAEWAHAEIDLRIATEEEGDRVIPQILGLKPCDPKARVEITGGLNRPPYRRTKDVEALYLMAKDLAAKYLDFDLPEISTGGASDGNFTALHVPTLDGLGAYGEGSHSASENIDIDRLPERSALIALVLANLK